One genomic region from Mesorhizobium terrae encodes:
- a CDS encoding MDR family MFS transporter has protein sequence MDQTVSKPATAQAAAPLSEAEKNTIIAGVLLSMLLAALDQTIVAPAMPTIATALGHAQYLPWIVTAYLLTATAMAPLYGKISDVHGRRPTLYAAILIFLAGSLVAALAPNMLMLILGRAIQGIGGGGLFALAQIVIGDLVPPKERARYAAWISGTWAVASIAGPLLGGTFAEHLHWSLIFWVNLPLGLLAMAIINKPLKKLPIAAHRHSIDWAGAALLVTATSLLLLALNWGGGTYAWGSPEILGLAAASTLFWAVFALRLAKAAEPLISLNVLRNAIVLAGALSLFMLQAASIGLSVYLPVYLQTYLGLTASASGIAMLGLLLGTVAGAATSGKLIPRFVHYKRLALAGVGFGAVCVALLAYVAGNASLATVIILTTCVGIGTGTTFPVATISVQNAVEHAYLGVATGVLTFMRSLGGALGVALLGAVAAGYGLPLIGEGSATKVQIASATPFAAVFAVSFGLLVATLVALSLMPEKPLRGRIETDAPVLAE, from the coding sequence ATGGACCAGACCGTTTCCAAGCCCGCCACGGCACAAGCCGCCGCGCCACTTTCGGAGGCCGAGAAGAACACCATCATCGCCGGCGTGCTTTTGTCGATGCTGCTGGCCGCCCTCGACCAGACCATCGTCGCGCCGGCCATGCCGACCATCGCCACGGCGCTCGGCCATGCCCAGTACCTGCCCTGGATCGTCACCGCCTACCTTTTGACCGCCACGGCGATGGCGCCGCTCTACGGCAAGATTTCCGACGTCCATGGCCGCCGGCCGACGCTTTATGCGGCAATCCTCATCTTCCTGGCCGGCTCGCTGGTCGCGGCGCTGGCCCCCAACATGCTGATGCTGATCCTCGGCCGCGCTATCCAGGGGATCGGCGGCGGCGGCCTGTTCGCGCTGGCGCAGATCGTCATCGGAGATCTGGTGCCGCCGAAGGAGCGCGCCCGTTATGCGGCGTGGATTTCCGGCACCTGGGCGGTTGCCAGCATCGCCGGCCCCCTGCTCGGCGGCACTTTCGCCGAACATCTGCATTGGTCGCTGATCTTCTGGGTCAACCTGCCGCTAGGCCTGCTGGCCATGGCCATCATCAACAAGCCGCTGAAGAAGCTGCCGATCGCGGCCCACCGCCACAGCATCGACTGGGCAGGTGCTGCACTCCTGGTCACCGCCACCTCGCTGCTGCTTCTGGCGCTGAACTGGGGCGGCGGCACCTATGCCTGGGGCTCGCCGGAAATCCTCGGCCTCGCCGCTGCCTCCACCTTGTTCTGGGCGGTCTTCGCGCTGCGGCTGGCCAAGGCGGCCGAGCCGCTGATCTCGCTCAACGTGCTGCGCAACGCCATCGTGCTTGCCGGCGCGCTGTCGCTTTTCATGTTGCAGGCGGCCAGCATCGGCCTTTCGGTCTATCTGCCGGTCTATCTGCAGACCTATCTCGGCCTGACCGCCTCGGCCTCGGGCATCGCCATGCTCGGCCTGCTGCTCGGCACCGTCGCCGGCGCCGCCACCAGCGGCAAGCTGATACCGCGCTTCGTCCATTACAAGCGCCTGGCGCTCGCCGGTGTGGGCTTCGGCGCCGTTTGCGTGGCGTTGCTCGCTTATGTCGCCGGCAATGCCTCGCTCGCTACGGTGATCATCCTCACCACCTGCGTCGGCATCGGCACGGGCACCACGTTCCCGGTCGCCACGATTTCGGTTCAGAATGCGGTCGAGCACGCCTATCTGGGTGTCGCCACCGGCGTGCTCACCTTCATGCGCTCGCTGGGCGGTGCGCTGGGCGTTGCCCTGCTCGGTGCCGTCGCTGCCGGCTATGGCCTGCCGCTGATCGGCGAAGGCAGCGCCACAAAGGTGCAAATCGCCTCGGCGACGCCGTTCGCGGCGGTGTTCGCGGTCAGCTTCGGCCTGCTTGTCGCCACGCTGGTCGCACTCAGCCTGATGCCGGAAAAGCCGCTGCGCGGACGCATCGAAACCGACGCGCCAGTGCTTGCCGAATAA
- a CDS encoding DUF922 domain-containing Zn-dependent protease translates to MNRTLMTALFVLFAASAADAANLVKTYSYFSIGGRTLDQIQAELSKRGPSVKSTGMRHPGATRMAFTSRIGYAEAPDSCRIVSAAVTVKTEVILPKWRPRGKVAPDVRLFWNTLAADIKRHEDRHVEIAKDYGRRLETALLETRKEPNCKVAAAKAREVTAQVLGQHDRAQVEFDRVEMINFESRIIRLMRYRIEQIEAGRIPG, encoded by the coding sequence ATGAATCGTACCCTGATGACCGCGCTGTTCGTCCTTTTCGCCGCTTCGGCGGCCGACGCAGCCAATCTCGTCAAAACCTACAGCTATTTCTCGATCGGCGGGCGCACGCTCGACCAGATTCAGGCCGAGCTGTCGAAACGCGGCCCGTCGGTGAAATCGACCGGCATGCGCCATCCCGGCGCCACGCGCATGGCCTTCACCAGCCGCATCGGCTACGCCGAGGCTCCGGATTCCTGCCGCATCGTCTCCGCGGCGGTGACGGTCAAGACCGAGGTCATCCTGCCCAAATGGCGTCCGCGCGGCAAAGTGGCGCCCGACGTGCGGCTGTTCTGGAACACGCTGGCCGCCGACATCAAGCGCCACGAAGACCGCCACGTCGAGATCGCCAAGGACTACGGCCGCCGCCTCGAAACGGCGCTGCTGGAAACCCGCAAGGAACCCAATTGCAAGGTGGCCGCCGCCAAGGCCAGGGAAGTCACCGCGCAGGTGCTTGGCCAGCATGACCGGGCACAGGTCGAATTCGACCGTGTCGAAATGATCAATTTCGAAAGCCGCATCATCCGGCTGATGCGCTATCGCATCGAGCAGATCGAGGCCGGCCGGATCCCCGGCTGA